A stretch of Brassica napus cultivar Da-Ae chromosome C6, Da-Ae, whole genome shotgun sequence DNA encodes these proteins:
- the LOC106430578 gene encoding dof zinc finger protein DOF1.7 has translation MQDLTSAYYHHQSMLMMAAKQQQPELPEQQQLKCPRCDSPNTKFCYYNNYNLSQPRHYCKNCRRYWTKGGSLRNIPVGGGSRKNTKRSYSSSPSSSNLKDKTVAVPDQKPNSEEESRPKPVEEERRMTGQEMDPTRMLYGLPVGDPRFTSLLGADVGIRYETGSNWYPGIHLGLGPGIPRDD, from the coding sequence atgCAGGACCTGACGTCAGCGTATTACCACCACCAATCGATGCTAATGATGGCGGCTAAGCAGCAGCAGCCAGAGTTACCGGAGCAACAGCAGCTAAAGTGCCCTCGCTGTGACTCACCCAACACCAAATTCTGTTACTACAACAACTACAACCTGTCTCAGCCACGTCATTATTGCAAAAACTGTCGTCGTTACTGGACCAAAGGCGGTTCCCTCCGTAACATCCCCGTCGGCGGCGGATCTCGTAAGAACACTAAACGGTCCTATTCTTCTTCTCCGTCGAGCAGCAATCTGAAGGACAAAACCGTCGCTGTTCCCGACCAGAAACCTAATTCTGAGGAGGAGTCCCGACCGAAACCAGTGGAAGAAGAGAGGAGAATGACGGGTCAGGAAATGGATCCGACCCGGATGTTATACGGGTTACCGGTTGGAGATCCGAGATTCACTTCGCTGTTGGGTGCGGATGTCGGGATTCGTTACGAAACCGGGTCGAATTGGTATCCGGGTATACATTTGGGTTTGGGTCCGGGTATCCCGAGGGATGATTGA